The genomic window ATATGTACGTTTTATTGCGCATTCTCATTTCGGTGCTGCtgtctggagttcagctgcctgggGCGAGCTTTCCAGGGAGCAAGTGGGTTTGGGAGGTGGCAAAATGATGCACTGATAAATAAGCAGCTCTTAAAATGGCAGAGAAGGGCTCTGGTGAACAACAATGTGCAGGAGGGAAGATTTATTCCGTGAAGCTGCTGCAGAAAATCCCGGCTCCCCTCGCTTCCCCACTGCTTGCCAAGGCGCCCCCTCCTCAAGGGCAGAGACTCTGGCCGGGTGGGCCGTGAATGTTGTAGACCCCACTGGCAAAATCCTTTGCCTCGTAGCATCCGATGGTGCCCGAGGGGCAGGGAAAGGCTGTCCGGCCTGCAGTGCCCTCAAGGGCGGCTCCATTGTCTGCCCGGCTGCCAAGGCCACAAAGAGACCCCCGTTTCTCAGCTGTGCTGCCCTCACCCTGTGCCTTCGCAGTGCCTTTCGTGCCAGAGGGCTCTGAGAGGCGGGGCTGATGCATGGTGGGCATTTCACGTAGCTGTGCCAATAACATTTCCAGGGATTCCGCTCTGGTATCTTCATCAGGTCCCTGCTCGTGGGGTGCTCTGCCTCTCAGGCATCCGGCTGTCTCCCAAAGGGCCTCCGGGGCCCCTTTTCTGCCGGCTGCTGAGCCCAGCTTCGTGCCCTTCCTCCTGCAGGCCCAGGAGCAGGAGCGGCTGCAGAATTTCCAGCAGCTGTGCCAGCTGGAGGAAGAGGCCCTGGTGCCCAACCAGCAGGAGATGGAGTGCCGGATCTGCTACCTGAAGGTGGAGCCGGGCAAAGGGGTGCTGCTGAGGGAGTGTCTGCACAGCTTCTGCAGGTGAGGAGCCTcaccgggaggaggaggaggagggaggcagggcTGGGCCTCCACTTCAGCCGCTCTCTGAGCCGCCTTCTCCCTCCACAGAGCCTGCCTGCGCCAGCTGGTCAACTGCAGCCAGGACCCCCAGGTGTCCTGTCCCTTTCGGGACGATTTCTACGCCTGCACCTGCCACCTCCAAGACAGGGAGATACGGGCAGTGAGTCCGGACTGGGGAGCTGCCAGGGAgcgttgggaggaggggggggggagccactCCTGCTCTCGGCAAGCCCTGagccagcccctcccctcccctgcagcTGGTGTCCTTGGAGGAGTACGAGCGCTTCCTGGAGCGGCGGTTGGCGGTGGCTGAGAGCCGGGCGCAGAACAGCTACCACTGCCGGACGGCCGACTGCCTCGGGTGGTGTGTCTATGAGGACGACGTGAATGAGTTCCGCTGCCCCATTTGCTGGGCTCTGAACTGCCTCGTCTGCAaggtgggcacacacacacacacacacacgtctttgCTTGGGGGTGAGACTCAGTGGGTGGAGCGCTGGCAAGAGGTGGTGGGGGCACCCTGAATTTGCACCCTTCAGCTGCCCTTTCCAGACTCCTCCGACGAGACCGGCAGCCAGAAACACGAGTCCCCCTTTCGTCCTTTCCTGCGTTCCTCCTCTGGCAGGGGAGGCCGGCTCCTAGGGCCCCAGGCCCAAGATAGTGGGACCAGGCAGAGCTGTGCCCTGACGGAGGAGCCCACCTGAAGCTTGCTGGCCGGCTGCCACTGAAAGCAGGGGGCAGCTGTTCACCTGCTGTTCcaagggggggtggggagagggggcCTTGCAAGGTGGAAGGGCCCAGCCTGAAGCTGCCTCTGCCCGCAGGCCATTCACGAGGGCATGAACTGCAAGCAGTACCAGGACCAGTTAAAGTCCCAGGCTCACAACGATACTGCCGCCCGGGAGACTAACGACATGCTGAAGGTGAGACCGGCTCCTTTGCCAAGAAAGGCAgccccccacccctgctgcatCACGGAGCCTGTGTCTTCGGAGCAGCTGACGGTGTCTTCTGTCCCGGCAGACGCTGGTGCAGCTGGGGGAGGCCATGCATTGCCCCGCGTGCCGCATCGTGGTGCAGAAGAAGGGCGGCTGTGACTGGATCAGATGCCCCGTCTGCAAGACAGAGATCTGCTGGGTGACCAAGGGGCCACGCTGGGGGCCAGGGGTAGGTGTCCTCAGGGGGAGGCAGTCCACACACGCAGACGGGAGCAGCAAACTTGCCTGAACTAACAACACCTGCTCCTCCTGAGCAGCCTGTCTGGTCCTTTGAGCTCTGAAAGGACACAAGCAGCCCAGGAGGCGGACTCCTCGGGAGCTGTGGAAGGGGCCACCAAGCACCTTGCCCAGcagtccccgtcccccccccgcTCACCCCGAAGGGTCCGGCATAGCTGATGCTGGAGGAGCCAAGCAGGGCCTCTGGCTCTCCCCTGttgctttctccccccccacccccaccccaaagccTGGCTTTTTTCAGCCAATTGCCAAAGCGCCTCTCGCCTGAGCCCCATCAGATCACTGCCCCAACGTAGGCAGGGGCCAGGATGCCCAGGGCCTCTGCAGCTCAGGCCCCAGGAAGGCGGCAGGCTTTGGGAAAGCACCGAGCCCCAGCGTCTCCCAGGGAGGCAGCCGCAGAACGCAAAGGGGCCCGGAGGGAAACTGGAGGGGTCCAACTCTGGTGTCACCGAGGGGCAGGATGAGGGTCGCCTGCCAAGTCACCCCACTCCCCCCTTTCTTGCAGGGCCACGGTGACATCAGCGGGGGCTGCCGGTGCAACGTGAATGGAGAGAGATGCCACCGGCTGTGCCAGAACTGTCACTGAGCGCTTGGCAAGAGGAAGCGGGCAGGCtgacccccccccacctcaacAGCTCCACTGGGCCCAAGcctgcttttttttgggggggggggtgtttccgtACTTaactcttcctccctttcctgcATCCTGGACTTCTAACTACGTGACGGGTAAGAACACGCGACACTTTACAGCTCTGGCAGGTGCTGTGGGGGCTGCCAGGGCCTGAGGCTCTGCACCCAGCGTGGTCTGCTTTCCACTTCCCTTGCAGCGGAAGGGTCAGAGAACGGggggtctccccctccctccaaggaCTTGATTccaaagcccccacccccaccccaaaagccTTTAACTTTCTGGGAGAGGCTGCCGCTCTGTGTGGCTGCACGGGGGGAAGAGAACCTTGCCAATAAAAGGAAAACCCGCCAGCTGTCGATTCTTTTCAGGGCGGAGGAAGAAGTgcgagggggtgggggaggggcaggaatGGCCGCAACGGAGGCCAGGGGACCTTCGGGCTGAGGGGACGCCTCAAGAAAGCAACCAGCATCTGATTGAAGAAACACGTTTATTGGGTGCCTGCCACCCCTTACCCCAGGGTCCTCTTGCCAAGGCTGCGAGAGGGACTGGGCGAATGGTGAGAGACATTAAATAGCAGCCAGCGCACTCGGGAGAAGcagccatttccccccctccccgcccagcCACACGAAGGACGAAGCGCCATCAGCGCTCTGGCACCGGAGGCGGGTCTGCCTCACCCAGAGGTCAGTCACGACGCTGGTAGAACATTTTCCTGCTGAGCGCAACCGAAAACTTGTGCTTTGTCATCAAGTACACAAAGGGAATCACCACGGATGCAATCAGTATTGTctgagggaagagaggagaaaccGTCACGGAGTCGCCCCGAGGCACCGCCCTGCGGCCATGTATGCTCTGCCCCACCCCATCGGGCCACCACCAGCAGAGAACACGCACCTTGAGGCCTAGCCGCTTGCGGTCATCGAATTCCGGTTCTCCTGCCCATCGTAAGAAGGTGCAGACGTCCTTTGCAACCTGTGACATGGTGGCAGGCGTCCCTGTAAAGGAGCAGAGGCAGGTGACCCCCCAGCCCAGTCAAGGAAAAGGCCTCCTGCCACCCCAAAGGCTACTCACCGTCATCGTACTCCAGAATATCGTTGTAGAGGGGAGGAGCCATGGCTATTGCTTGTCCGGGGAAGTAGGGGTTGTAGTAAAGCCCCTCTCGCATAGTCACGCCACCAGGGGGGTCGCAATAGCCAGTGAGAAGGGAGTAGACGTAGTCCTCACCCCCATGCCTGAAAGGGAAGCGCAGTGAGGGCCCAGCTCTTCCAAGCCTCTCCTCTGCTTGGCAATGCCAACTGCCAAACTCTGCCCAGGCCCCACCTCAGGCAGGATTACCTGGCTTTGAGAATGAGGGTGAGGTCAGGAGGCAGGGCCCCGTTGTTCGCCGCCCGTGCCGCTTCAGCGTTGGGGTAAGGGTTGGGGAAGCGATCAAACAGCTTGCCAGATCGCGTGTACATCTCGCCGTTCTCGTTGGGTCCATCCAGCACCTCCACCTAAAGGGCGAGAGGCCGGCCTCGCTTGGCAATCCTCCACCTTCCCCAGAGAAGGGCCAGCTGTCTCTGTCCACCTCCCTCCGTCACCACCTCCGCTCCCCAGGAGCGTGACAAGGCCACCTGCCCCACCTCTTGAAGGCAGGAACCACACGAGGCAGCCCAGAGCAGCGCCCACGACATCCGAGCCAGGGTCAACATCGACCCCACTGCACGCTTGGCTTACCTCCTCAGCCAGGGCCTTGGCTTCCTCTTCGGTGTGGGTAGCACCCACAAGATTGCGAAAGGCCATGTACTCCATGCTGTGGCAAGCGGAGCACACCTGTTTGTAGACCTGGTAGCCACGCCGGACGCTGTGGACACGAATGTTTCCTTCAGGCCAGAAGCCTCGCAAGGCAGTGCTTACTAACAAGCCAGCCATTGAAACAGGAAGCAGGCAGGCAAGCACAGGAACATCCGGTTTCCTCCGGTGGGGGCAATGGCACTGCCCAAGACAGTGAATTGGCTTCCACTGAATTGGCCCGGTGTGCCCAATGCCGGAGGAGGGAGGCAGCTGGGCGAAGCAGAGGACCAAGGGAGCTCAGACATGACTGGACTGCAGGCAGGCAGAACACGGGTGCAGGAACAGCAAAGGAAGTGGAGGCACTAAAGGACTCCCCAGGTGCCACCGGACCGGGTGGGACATGCAAAGAGAAAGTCTGGCAGCCGCTTCCTAGCCAGGGGGGGCCAAGCAAACTCAAGTGGGACCCCAGGCGAGCTCTGTTGGGCTACGGACCCACCCACCTGCTATGATCCAGGGCAGTCAGGAGGCCACCGTGGCTCCAGGGGTAACTGGGTGGATGAAGCTCCAATTCCGAGGCATTCACAGATCTCTGGAGGGCCCAGACCAGTCCTGCCCCGCCGACGGTCACAACGCCCAGAGCGCCGAGGGCTACCCGCTTGCCCCGGGACAGGCCCGCCAGGGACGCCAGGTTGGCCTGCAAAGAAAGGCAGCTGAGCGGATCTCCCACAAGCGAAAGGGCGCCTCGCTCCTCCAAACCAGGCGGGAAGACCTCCGAGGCCACCGGCCACATACGGCTGGAACTCCCCAAGGGCCAGTCCCTGTTCTCCCTTCAGTCCGCTGCTTTGCTGGATTCCTCTGGATTCCCAAGGATTACGGCTGTCTGTTCAAAATGaactgcccccccctccccccagatccCCTGCAGAGTCCGTGGGAGGGAATCAggccagagtttctcagccttggcagccTGAAGATGggcggactacaactcccagaatgccccagcctcTAGGGAATCCCGGGAGTCCCCCCCATCTCCCAAGCTCTGGGGCAATCCGGACCTCTCAAACGCCGCTCCAGCCAGGGGGGCGGAGGGGCCCCTGGGCCAGGGGGGGTGGGCCTGGGGGCTGCAGAGGcctgtcacgggggggggggcggctggaGCTGCTTCCCGATCTCCCCCCTGGGGGCTCCTGGAGCCGAAGGGGGGAGCGAAGGGCGGGGCTGCCTCCCTGCCCGCCGGACTCTCCGCAGCGGCCGCCCGATGGATGCCGCATCCCGCCCGGCGCCCGCCAAGGACGGCCCTTCCTCCCCGCAGCGGCACGGGCCCCGAGGGACGCGGG from Thamnophis elegans isolate rThaEle1 chromosome 8, rThaEle1.pri, whole genome shotgun sequence includes these protein-coding regions:
- the LOC116512786 gene encoding cytochrome c1, heme protein, mitochondrial, whose protein sequence is MAAVAAAAAARSLARSRGRFLVPALPGGPHPRANLASLAGLSRGKRVALGALGVVTVGGAGLVWALQRSVNASELELHPPSYPWSHGGLLTALDHSSVRRGYQVYKQVCSACHSMEYMAFRNLVGATHTEEEAKALAEEVEVLDGPNENGEMYTRSGKLFDRFPNPYPNAEAARAANNGALPPDLTLILKARHGGEDYVYSLLTGYCDPPGGVTMREGLYYNPYFPGQAIAMAPPLYNDILEYDDGTPATMSQVAKDVCTFLRWAGEPEFDDRKRLGLKTILIASVVIPFVYLMTKHKFSVALSRKMFYQRRD